One Salipiger sp. H15 DNA segment encodes these proteins:
- a CDS encoding glycosyltransferase, which translates to MRILHVIADIDPAHGGPQSGVIRLAAAQAAQGAEVVVASYSPAEVATAAAADVPNASRVAFAALRPESGSGRFTASAAAADLRPLIGEADFLHLHGVWEPVLLRAARLANRANVAHCITLHGMLDPWSLSQKRLKKVIALRLGFRRMLNRTDFIHTLNDDERSLIAPLGLTADTCTIPNGISLAEVDGLAIRGGFRARFPALGDAPYILFLSRLHPKKGLDILAQAFALLLARRGDVHLVVAGPDAGAEAELRAAIDRTGIGASTHITGPLYGAAKFEALADAACFCLPSRQEGFSIAITEALASATPVVISDQCHFPEVAAIGAGHVVPLSPDAVCDGLDELLSDPERAAEMGRNGRRLVEERLTWDSIARQTLRAYGSYLRRPGSAPTAVLSARRRYRRR; encoded by the coding sequence ATGCGGATATTGCACGTCATCGCCGACATCGATCCGGCCCATGGCGGCCCGCAGAGCGGTGTCATCCGCCTCGCCGCCGCGCAGGCCGCGCAGGGTGCCGAGGTTGTCGTCGCGAGCTATTCGCCCGCCGAGGTCGCCACCGCGGCCGCGGCCGATGTCCCGAACGCCTCGCGGGTGGCCTTCGCCGCGCTGCGCCCCGAGTCCGGGTCCGGCCGTTTCACCGCATCGGCGGCCGCGGCCGACCTGCGGCCGCTGATCGGCGAGGCCGATTTCCTGCACCTGCACGGGGTGTGGGAGCCGGTCCTGCTGCGCGCGGCCAGGCTGGCGAACCGCGCGAACGTCGCCCATTGCATCACCCTGCACGGAATGCTCGACCCATGGAGCCTCTCGCAGAAGCGGCTGAAGAAGGTGATCGCCCTGCGGCTCGGCTTCCGGCGTATGCTGAACCGCACGGATTTCATCCATACGCTGAACGACGATGAGCGCAGCCTCATTGCCCCGCTGGGACTGACCGCGGACACCTGCACGATCCCGAACGGCATCTCTCTGGCCGAGGTCGACGGTCTGGCGATCCGCGGCGGTTTCCGCGCGCGTTTCCCCGCGCTTGGCGATGCGCCCTACATCCTTTTCCTGTCGCGGCTCCACCCCAAGAAGGGGCTCGATATCCTCGCCCAGGCCTTCGCCCTGCTGCTGGCGCGGCGCGGCGATGTCCACCTCGTGGTCGCGGGCCCGGACGCGGGCGCGGAGGCCGAGCTGCGCGCGGCCATCGACCGGACCGGGATCGGCGCCTCGACCCACATCACCGGCCCGCTCTACGGCGCCGCCAAGTTCGAGGCGCTTGCCGATGCCGCCTGTTTCTGCCTGCCGAGCCGCCAGGAGGGGTTCAGCATCGCGATCACCGAGGCGCTGGCCTCGGCGACGCCGGTGGTCATCTCCGACCAGTGCCACTTCCCCGAGGTCGCGGCGATCGGCGCGGGGCATGTGGTCCCGCTTTCGCCGGATGCGGTCTGCGACGGGCTGGACGAGCTGCTGTCCGACCCGGAGCGCGCCGCGGAAATGGGCCGGAACGGCCGACGCCTGGTGGAAGAGCGCCTGACCTGGGACAGCATCGCCCGCCAGACCCTGCGCGCCTACGGCTCCTACCTGCGGCGGCCGGGAAGCGCGCCGACAGCCGTACTCAGCGCGCGCCGAAGATATCGTCGGCGGTGA